One Dermacentor andersoni chromosome 6, qqDerAnde1_hic_scaffold, whole genome shotgun sequence genomic window carries:
- the Gclc gene encoding glutamate--cysteine ligase catalytic subunit, whose amino-acid sequence MGLLSEGSPLSWPETKKLANHVREHAVTQFINQYRRLKDRENDCLKWGDEVEYVIVYLDHAKKTAQVSLRANEILPALQEKELRDPKNVKSLWRPEFGAYMIEGTPGQPYGSLISHFNVVEANMKARRDEAIACLKKGEEILCVTTFPRLGCPGFTYPVYQPHPKDSNMRSLFFPDEATFPGHPRFRTLVRNIRERRGKKVVINVPIFKDKNTPSPFVEDFAKLGDDGEAARAALPDHVYMDSMGFGMGNCCLQVTFQACNISEARVLYDQLAPVCPIMLALSAASPAFRGYLTERDCRWNVIVSSVDDRTDEELGLKPLRENKFVIRKSRYSTIECYISELGEKYNDVKVVYDQNIYDRLRSADIDPLLAQHVAHLFIRDPISLFSEKVDQNDEEDTDHFENLQSTNWHSMRFKPPPPNSSIGWRVEFRPSELQMTEFENAAYVVFVVLLTRVILSYKISFLMPISKVDQNMEAAQKRDAVRTQKFWFRSDILTCRSPPILSPTMSPGGTEHHDYLRQMSINEIINGKPGEFPGLVPLIRTFVSSMDVDVDTQCTIQQYLNLIQRRASGELLTTASWIRKFITTHPEYKQDSVVSERINYDLLLLMSKIQDGSVGCPELFGTSTSKTKAHIPSAILNASSTPLAPGTQ is encoded by the coding sequence ATGGGACTACTAAGCGAAGGATCACCGCTTTCGTGGCCGGAAACgaagaaattagcgaatcacgTCCGCGAGCATGCTGTCACGCAGTTCATCAACCAGTATCGGCGCCTGAAAGACCGCGAAAACGACTGCTTAAAGTGGGGCGATGAAGTGGAATACGTGATCGTCTACCTCGACCATGCCAAGAAGACCGCTCAGGTGAGCCTCAGGGCGAATGAAATTTTGCCAGCCCTCCAGGAGAAAGAGCTCCGCGATCCGAAGAATGTTAAATCGTTGTGGCGACCCGAGTTCGGCGCGTACATGATCGAAGGCACGCCGGGGCAGCCCTACGGCAGCCTGATTTCCCACTTTAACGTCGTCGAGGCGAACATGAAGGCCCGGCGCGACGAAGCGATCGCGTGCTTAAAGAAAGGAGAGGAAATTTTGTGCGTGACGACGTTCCCTCGCCTCGGCTGCCCCGGGTTCACGTACCCCGTGTACCAGCCTCATCCGAAGGACAGCAACATGCGCTCGCTTTTCTTCCCCGACGAGGCTACATTCCCAGGCCACCCGCGTTTCAGAACACTGGTGCGCAACATCCGCGAACGTCGCGGCAAGAAGGTTGTGATCAATGTGCCCATCTTCAAGGACAAAAATACTCCCAGTCCCTTTGTCGAGGACTTTGCTAAGCTCGGCGACGACGGGGAGGCTGCCAGAGCGGCGTTGCCAGACCATGTCTACATGGACTCCATGGGATTCGGTATGGGTAATTGTTGCCTCCAGGTTACATTCCAGGCTTGCAACATCAGCGAAGCGCGTGTCCTGTACGACCAGCTGGCACCGGTCTGCCCTATCATGCTTGCCCTGAGCGCGGCGTCACCGGCGTTTCGAGGTTATCTCACCGAGAGGGACTGCCGTTGGAATGTGATTGTGAGCTCGGTAGATGACAGAACGGACGAGGAGCTAGGTTTGAAGCCACTACGCGAGAACAAGTTTGTCATTCGCAAATCCCGTTACTCCACCATAGAATGCTACATATCGGAACTCGGCGAAAAGTACAACGATGTGAAAGTCGTATATgaccaaaacatctacgacaggcTGAGATCCGCTGACATAGACCCTCTCTTGGCTCAGCACGTGGCACACCTTTTCATCAGAGACCCTATCAGTCTTTTCAGTGAGAAAGTGGACCAGAATGATGAAGAAGACACTGACCACTTTGAAAATCTTCAGTCCACAAACTGGCACTCAATGCGTTTCAAGCCTCCACCACCGAACAGCAGCATTGGTTGGCGCGTTGAGTTCAGACCATCTGAACTGCAAATGACTGAGTTTGAGAATGCTGCCTATGTTGTCTTTGTCGTCTTGCTAACCCGCGTGATTCTCTCGTATAAGATAAGCTTCCTTATGCCGATCTCAAAAGTGGACCAGAACATGGAGGCTGCTCAGAAGCGTGATGCTGTGCGAACTCAGAAGTTCTGGTTCCGCAGCGACATTCTGACTTGCAGAAGCCCTCCTATCTTGAGCCCCACAATGAGCCCGGGAGGAACTGAGCATCACGATTACCTTAGACAAATGAGCATTAATGAGATCATTAATGGAAAGCCAGGTGAATTCCCTGGTCTTGTTCCACTCATACGCACATTTGTTTCAAGCATGGACGTAGATGTTGACACTCAGTGTACCATTCAGCAGTACCTCAATCTCATTCAAAGGAGGGCTTCTGGAGAACTGTTGACAACTGCATCATGGATACGCAAATTCATCACTACTCACCCAGAATACAAGCAGGACTCGGTTGTCAGTGAGCGTATCAACTACGACTTACTCCTGTTAATGTCAAAGATTCAAGACGGCTCTGTTGGCTGTCCTGAACTGTTTGGAACATCCACTAGCAAAACAAAGGCTCACATTCCGTCTGCCATCCTCAATGCATCTAGCACACCTTTGGCACCAGGCACACAATGA